A window of the Diorhabda carinulata isolate Delta chromosome 1, icDioCari1.1, whole genome shotgun sequence genome harbors these coding sequences:
- the LOC130895939 gene encoding histone-lysine N-trimethyltransferase SMYD5, whose translation MDVEVRHDLFKGKGVYAKKPFLKDSIIFQEDPLVSCQLSWNAAYGYLACDHCLRPLETAQENAGRLSGQLVELPYPECCTIDKSKITKCPYCPVNYCSEECKMEAFDHYHKMLCHEINGSHPLEQLNEAWKKVHYPPETNSIMLIARLLSRIQQASNKEDTIAQTLEFCHTTTDKSKNLAHKLLGEKFVNQIYTLHGLLVAAIPNEGIEHLLTFDGFLSLLALIGTNTQGVGTSAIANWATKAENLSLETKDKEVFDSFLDQLYQQMEENVGDFLNNEGVALYRLQSCCNHSCDPNAVVKFMNNNHRLSLVALKDIEEGEEICISYLDDCVLTKSRHSRCKELMNNYLFVCRCDRCNNESDQPDETSEEDDSMSD comes from the exons ATGGACGTAGAAGTGCGGCATGATTTATTCAAG GGCAAAGGCGTGTATgcgaaaaaaccatttttaaagGATAGTATTATTTTCCAAGAAGACCCTTTGGTATCTTGTCAGTTATCATGGAATGCTGCATATGGTTATTTGGCATGTGATCATTGTTTGAG GCCTTTAGAAACAGCCCAAGAAAATGCTGGTAGATTATCTGGACAATTGGTAGAATTACCTTATCCAGAATGCTGCACAattgataaaagtaaaataactAAGTGTCCATATTGTCCTGTGAATTATTGTTCAGAAGAATGTAAAATGGAAGCATTTGATCACTATCACAAGATGCTTTGTCACGAAATAAATGGCTCTCATCCTTTAGAGCAATTGAATGAAGCTTGGAA GAAAGTACATTATCCACCAGAAACTAATAGTATTATGTTAATAGCTCGATTATTAAGTAGAATACAACAAGCTTCCAATAAAGAAGATACAATTGCACAAACCCTTGAATTTTGTCACACAACAACTGACAAATCTAAGAATTTAGCTCATAAACTTCTTggagaaaaatttgttaatcaaATATACACTTTGCATGGTCTATTGGTGGCTGCAATACCTAATGAGGGTATTGAACATCTATTAACTTTTGATGGATTCTTAAGTTTGTTGGCACTGATAG GCACAAACACACAGGGAGTTGGCACAAGTGCAATAGCCAATTGGGCAACTAAAGCAGAAAATCTTTCTCTTGAAACTAAAGATAAAGAAGTTTTTGATTCATTCCTCGATCAACTCTACCAACAAATGGAAGAAAATGTTGGAGATTTTCTTAATAATGAAGGCGTAGCATTGTACAGACTTCAGAGTTGTTGTAATCATAGTTGTGATCCAAATGCTGTAgtgaaatttatgaataataaccACAG GCTATCTTTGGTTGCTTTAAAAGATATAGAAGAGGGTGAAGAAATTTGCATAAGTTATTTAGATGATTGTGTGTTAACAAAGTCAAGACATTCCAGATGCAAAGAACTGATgaacaattatttgtttgtcTGCAGATGTGACAGATGCAATAATGAATCTGATCAACCAGATGAAACTAGTGAAGAAGATGACTCAATGAGTGATTAA
- the LOC130895947 gene encoding probable NADH dehydrogenase [ubiquinone] 1 alpha subcomplex subunit 12, protein MAKYFGIDRAFTFLKTIKDAGGIKASLYKLYRMDSLRPGTLVGTDKYGNKYFENPNYFYGRNRWVEYAPYYGLEYDGSQVPAEWFGWLHYKTDLTPDKDPFRPKYKWMADHTENLSGTPGQYMPYSTTRPKIEAWVPPK, encoded by the exons ATGGCCAAGTATTTTGGCATAGATCGAGCATTTACTTTCTTAAAAACCATTAAAGATGCAGGGGGTATTAAAGCATCCCTCTATAAACTTTATAg AATGGATAGTTTAAGACCGGGAACGCTTGTTGGTACtgataaatatggaaataaatattttgaaaatcctAATTACTTTTATGGTAGAAATAGATGGGTCGAATATGCTCCTTATTATg gTTTAGAATATGATGGAAGTCAAGTGCCTGCAGAATGGTTTGGATGGTTACATTATAAAACTGATTTAACACCTGACAAAGATCCTTTTAGGCCAAAATACAAATGGATGGCAGACCATACAGAAAATTTAAGTGGAACACCAGGACAATATATGCCTTATTCTACCACTAGACCTAAAATTGAAGCTTGGGTCCCACCCAAATAA